The Rosa rugosa chromosome 1, drRosRugo1.1, whole genome shotgun sequence genomic sequence cgggtaaaatatttaaatttaatatgagcaggtagtaccacaaaacattatcataataaataatgaaggaaagatgtatcattatcacaaagtccaaacaagtatatatagatatttgtcacaatatacatgaattgatagctaaattaaaagctattgattttcctttttactcattcaattatgccaattatagtgTAAGAGAAATAAGTGTTTCTCATAGaagattaagttaaactagatgcttcaaaagtcataaatcgtgactgcagttcctactgaacagcagtcgaaagacgaactgaaacactaagcaaaactacccagaaaaatatgaaaatttacagagatgcagtaaacacacaGGGGCTCCAGCATATAAATTTTGGTgagttttggagttgatttactatttgaaataaatactggaacacagagaacagaaggtaaaatgaaacagcaaaatcggtttttgtttggaaaaacctacttggttgtagagctggtagagtgaagttgattgaatgatgaactgcctcttctctgcaacccaagagttattcacctctcctcttgtcaatctgcaatccaaatcgtagagctattcgtgctgataacgtgttgtaaaacgaacataaaaCTGTTTCaaaaaaatggagagagctttgttgggaagaacttgagagagagagagtttagatgcagagaaggatggagattcaagtgtttattcatctcacaatggagggtttatataggaataCAAAGCTAGTGTGAATGCTATGGTAAGAAGTCCACTATAGTGccttcaatgatcatagctgcaactccacatggttgctgcaattatgagagctgccatgcttgtagtggcttcaatgatcatagctgcaactccacatgatatagacatttatattaCAACATGCTAGAGGAATATACAACATATATAAGTTGGGTGGCGAGAACTCTCTCCCTAGCGCCGCGAGAGAGCACCAAACCCACCAGATTGTTCCTTGTCCGGCGGCGGCCGTCGATGGCGCCGGCTTCGGCCACATCGTCGTTTGCTGGCTGCCGGACGGGCACTTCAAAGCCCTGGGCTGAGGTCGGGAGAGGAGGTGGCTATGGCTTGTGGTTTGGCGGCCTGGTTTTGACGACAAACGTGGGCGCACTTTCTGGGCGTCTGTGGTAGTTCTTCTGTGCAGGGATGGTGCGATCCGGCGGCGGCGTGACCAACAGGAGtaaatcaaaacccaattttACTTATTGGTCAAAACTTTGGGTCTAAGCTTATTGGTCAAAACATTGGGTTTATGCTTACTGGTCCTAAACCCCGAAGCGCGCAAAAGAGTCACAATGCTGAACAACACTCTGTTAACGCTCCTTGCTAGAAGAGCATCAACAGGAGtaaatcaaaacccaattttACTTCAGCGATGCTTCTGTTCACcaccgtcttcttcttcttcaaacaaTAAGCTCTTCGTCGGAGGTCTGCCTCAGTTTTCAAACAAGTTGAAGGACCTCAACTTTTCTTCAGTAAAGCTTGTTTCTAATGTGACATGGGTTTTGCATCTTGCAGGCTTGTCATGGTCCTTGGACGAGAAGTCCCTGAAAGACGCTTTCTCTTCCTATGGGGAGgtcactgaaggtaaagtctcTCACTTTATCGAACCGACTTCGGTGGTTTGGTCACTCATTTTGCCATCTATGTGTTCGACAAAATGCCTGAATGAACTTACTTGCTGCACATTAATATTTAATCTCTTATATAATCTAAATAGTGCATGTTTGTATTGTAGTGACCATAGTGTATGACAAGGACTCAGGCAGGTCTAGAGGCTTTGGATTTGTAAATTTCTCCAAGGAAGATGATGCCAAGTCTGCAAAAGATGCTATGGATGGAAAGGTGAGTGGGACTTGAAGTTTCTTTTCACATACCAAAGTTTGCTGTTTGGAAATGTCTTCTGAATGAGGTAGGTTTGCTCGTAGGCGTTGATGGGTCGGCCACTGAGGATTAGTTTTGCTCTCGAAAGAGTTCGGGGAGGGACTGTAGTTGTTCCTCGCCTTCCAGGCATTGGAGATGGTGTTAATCGCTCATAGCTGACATCATATGGTAATTTGTTACCAGTTACCTGTAACAGATTATAGAGAACTATCCTTAGTTGTGAAAACTACAAAATGTGTCATTATAGAGTTTCTTCAAAGGAAGTCATCTTATAGTCTTAGCATCGCTATGAGTTGAGCTTGAATTTGCAATGTTTTATTGTAAACTCAAAGTCAGGTTAACTTAGAACTTTGAAGGGAGAAACGAAGGTCAACTTCCAACTTTTGTGCAAGTTGGAGGAAGATGGGTTAGTTCATGAACGCCTTCAACTTGGAAAAGTTGGAATTTGGCTTCCATTTCTTTCTTCAATACATCTTGAATTCAATGAGTTTTACCTATCCAAAATTCAATCTTAGACAACAAAGGCGGCCTTAATGTACATTAATTCACCACGAGCACATCCCCCTCTCCTCGCATAAACAAGTATATACTCCTTATATCTAGTTTTCTGTTTACAAGAATGACATATACCTGGAATGAAATTCGTTTGGTTCGGTGCTTGAAGTTTGCCAATGTAGATTCATCCTTACCAAGTTGGCGAGCTAATTCTCACGAAAATTTCAACCTACTAATCCCATTGTTTTCAGACTGTTAAGCATCTCTCTCAGATTATAAgaagggactttcagaatgatacctgaactctgaatgttatcaatatgatacctAGACTTTACTTTTCGTATTATCGTCATACCTCTGGCGAATTTCCGTCAAGTCTCCGTCAAGTGTGGCACGTGTGACTCACGTGAGCccaaaaatgagggcaaaatgtCTGATATGCCCTTAGTTTGTTTTATACCATCATCTATACCCATTATTCCCTCCATAACACACGATTTGGACCAAATTTGTGGACTTCTTCCCTCCAAAGTTGGCCGACTGATAATTTTCCCTCCAAATTACATAAAATCCATTGACCATGCTAACAAATTTGACCAAGACCTGTTTCACATGAAATTGGTACAAAGAATGCAACTGACATAAAAGGACATAAAATAGTGCCAAATGAAAGGCAACTCTGCTATCTTAACAAACACACCATCTTCataaaaaacagaaattaaaaatgGCAAAGGCAATAACCAAATAGAAATTCATTGCCTCTTGAAACCGACAAATTGTTCCAGAAATTCAACAAAAGAGAGCAATTTCAAAAGTCATGTTCATTACATCATAACCCTACATGTTCCATACAAAAAGTCGATTGGTTCTTCAAGACCCAACCCTTGCCTCAAAATCCTGCCCATTCAGATTCAGTTTGGCCCTTCTGTTGTGCCTTTTTTGCTGCAGGGTTTTGGCTACTCTGAGTTGGAGGTTCATGCATTGCTTGTGAACTAGAAGCCCCTCCATTTGCACCTTGGTTGCCCTCCATGGTCTTCAACTTCTTCCAACCCCACCTAAACTTGATGATCTGATCCCTCAATCCGCTATTACCCTTTGAGGTTGGAACTTTTGGTGCCTACATATGAAAACAGAACCATATCCATCACAACCAGAAATCCATAACCTTAATCTTAACTAACAAATCAGAACCTTAAACAGATGACAAGTTCACAACTATAGACAACCATATCCATCAATTGTCCACAGATCACAGTCATACATCCATTTACTTCTTTTTTCATAAATCTAGTATCACACATCCATTTCAACTCAACAATCATAAATCCACAATCATTCACCCATCAAACATTTACTGTAACAATACCACAACCAGCAAATTACTACAAGaaacacacaaaagaaaaaaataactgcTTGGTGAGGAAAACACAAACCTGCTGCCTTCTTTGCCTCTTCCTAGTTTGCTGGCCTCCATTGGAACTCCCTTCACCCTACAATGAAAATTAAAACAAGTTAAATGTATGATTATAACCAACAACAAACCATCAATTCTGAAATGTTTGAATGACTTACTACTTGTTGAGCTGCTGCTGCTTTTTTGGCCTTAGTGATTGGGCAGCCCAACCTGTTATGGCCTTTCTTGAAGCACACCTGGCAGGTCATCTTGGTGTAGGTTCTAGGCATCTTTTTTTTGTTATCTGTTTGGTTAGGTGCTGGTGGAGGTAGCTTGTTCTCACCAGGTTCCTTGGTTCTCTTCATTTTTGGCCTTCCTGCTTGTTTCTTATATGGGGGAGGTGCAATTGGATACTCAACTTGTTCCCAATCATCATCACCAGCAATAGGATGAATAATGGGATTATATGCCTCCATATAAGAGGAAGGCATCAAGCAGTCATCACAAAAAAGTGCAGGTTCTGCtcctttgcttctaatagcacAAATGGCATGAACACAAGGTATGCCACTTAATTGCCACCTCCTGCATGTACACGTGTGGAGCCTTAAGTCAACTGCATGCTTACTGCCATTTTCACCACCTCCAGTGATCTGGAACTCATGTTCACCACTGTGATATGCTCTATAACAAGAGGTCCTCTCTGCCACCTTATCCAAAATCTTTTTTATCCTAGGCCCAACCATATCAGTCCACTTTTGAACTCCAACCCTTCTGTTTGCCATCCTAACCATTAGGTCCATTCTTATCTTCTCTAACATGGTTAAGATGGGCTTATCCCTTGCTGGAAGAATTGCTGCATTGAATGACTCACACAAGTTGTTGagcaatatatcacacttgCTATCAGATCTGAAGTATGCCCTGCTCCATTGCTCTGGATGCTTGTCTTGAAACCATTGCCATGCTTCTTGGTCCAATTGCTGCAGCTCATCCATGTGCTTGTTGAACCACACTCTGGTGCTGCTCCTTGCTGCATCCCATACAAGCTGTTTAAGCCCCTCTCCTGGATGCTTGGCCTTGAAGTTATTGTACATATGCCGAACACAATGTCTGTGTTCAGCACCAGGAAACAATTCAGCTATGGCTATCCCCAAGCCCTTCTGTTTGTCAATCAAAAAAGTGTAGGATGAATCTCTCTCCATTTTCAAATCCCACATCAAGTACTTTAGAAACCACCTCCATGTATCTGTGTTCTCCACTTCTGCTATAGCATAAGCTATAGGGAACATGCCATTATTGGCATCAATACCTACTGCACATAGAAGCTGCCCTGGGTGCTGACCCTTTATGTGACACCCATCCAACCCAATCAAGGGTCTGCAGCCTTCAATCCACCCTTTCTTGCAAGCAGCAAAACACACATACATCCTATGAAACCTTCTAACTTCCCCCACCATCTCAGTCTTAATCTCTATAGTAGAACCTGGGTTACTCCTCAACAACTCCTTCTTGTAACTTGCTAGCTTGTTGTACTGCTCCACATAATGCCCTTCATTCATCCTTTTAGCTTTATTTTTTCCTCTTGAAATTGTCTGCACAGAAACATCCAAATTGAACTTCTTTTGAATGTGGTTCTGAATCCCCTTCCTAGACCAGCCTTCATCCACCAATAGGTCTTGCTGTACCTCCTTAGCAATCCTATTATAGTTCAAGTGGTGACTTTTATGAAGATGTGAACAGTTGTGATAAGATCTGAGAGTCTTGATCACAAGTGTGCTTGGTCCAAGCTCTTGAATGCCACTAGCATACAACCAAAAATGACAGCCCAACTGACATTTTACCTCAACCTTCTTAGGAGTGTTCTTTTGAAACCAAACACCCCTTCTATTCACCAAACCATACTCCCTAACTGCTTCCTTTAACTGCTCTGAGTTTGCAAAACATAACCCAACCAAAAACTTGGGGTTCTTCAGGTCTACCCTTCTGTTCCAAGATTTAAGTTTAATGCCTCTCCAAGAGTTTACAGGGAGTGGATTCCCTTCCTCATCTTCTTCAGTTTCAGATCCTTTCAAGCAGTCAAGCTCCTCTTCTGTTTCACCTCCATCATCACTGCATTCACCCCTATAGcccacactactagaattttgttcatagacatcggctcagaaccgatgttaaactaattttcgaccgatgtcttagtgggtgtagagaaagatatagacatcagtataagcgcgtttttaaccgatgtcccagacaacatccaacatcgattctaaaaaacaaatcgatgtataatcgttataatcatcatatttttgtatgttaggtatgtctaattcttcatattttcacattttatgcttaataaagtatatgtcgaacaatacctacgtgaacatttgcatcgatttctattccagaagcgatgtccagtacacttgtagacatcagttgccatgagtattgtttgttcgtgggcatttttacatgtagcttggcacattattttcttaggaacgatgtctgtatctttaggcatcatcggtttttttttaaggactgatgtttcatttaacacagcacatcgttttcatttaagcaaaacgatgttcaatggttttatgtacatcgcttactttttctagaaccgatgtgttgtttcattgtagacatcgcttttgttttgtaaaatcGATGTGCACTGATTTTGAGTACATTGATTCTGCGGACACAACTCGATacattaataatcataagacatcgattttcattttgatactgatttctaatctctcaagtgacttcgttttccttggcattactgttttgttatgcttttatatacttcacttcattttgacaagcgtgatgagctaagtttgcatctagctgctgctgggaaaagaaatgcatttcataatcatccaaaaattggggctttccattaattttctttccaaattcatgattgaacatatgtcacaaaagaaaaccccaaaacctacaaaggatatcctagaaacatatgagcaacaatctacaaaatttctacaccaagctttgcttcaaagcaaaaaagtagccttgctcaaaattcatcttggtagtcaagtgcaagagaaatatgtATTAAGCTAAAGGTTCACATGAAGTGAAGTTAACAGCGGTAACCAGACCAATGTGACTAGATCACCTTATCAGGCTTGCCCATCCATTTCACTTCACACCCTAGCTCTTCATATTTGGCAGCCAAATATTTCACAACTTGTAATCCAAGGCCCTGCAAGAGAATGACAAAGTCAGTTTCACAGTGCAACATAAACCTAATGACAGTGATTTTTGGTATTACTAAattcaacaaaaagaaataccgACATGACTGAGCTTAAAAGGTACTAAAAAGGCAGTGAATCTCAATACTAATATAACTGGACTTTACCAAATGTAAACACACATAAATTAATGACAAGAAAATTATAGATCCACCTATACCGAATGGCAAAAGACCGAACTAGTATAACATGAGTATTCGTGATTTTGAATCTAGTATAACATGAGTATTCATGATTTTGAATCTGCAAATGGAACAACTGAAAACATAATCCTGAAGAAACAGTCAATAGGGGAAGCGCaaagaaagaatcaatcaagcaaaataGGAATAAAGACAAGCCTCTTGGACTATTTCACTGACAAAATTCAAGCCTCTGGGTGACTGGGTCCAATGGCAGATCCTGCTAGTAAGTATCCAGTAATGACCTGAAAACattcaaaagtaaaaaaagataaattttttgaaaagaagCAGTTCTAGAAGCAAAGAAAAAACTCTGTACAAATGCCAAGGCCTCACTCGTGAGTTTAAACTCTGTAGCTTTGACATTGTAGCTGCTGTTCTGCTTTAAACCTGCACAAAAGAGTTCAGTTAGCCCCAGCTTTTGGTACTTTGTATGGTTACgttcacaaacaaatcaaaagcaTTTTGTGAACTAAATGTTTCCGGGGGAGTTGACAGTGTACcaattcaaaaaaagaagaaagaaaagaaaagcacaaccagtgcaaagaaactaaaagaaaatagttACCTCAGTTGGGCCACCTCAAACAACGGCAAAATGAAGAATTCTCTCCTTCTCCTCATCATTTACAGTTGGCAGGCTAGCCTTTTCAAAGCATTCAATAACAGTTCTTCGTATCTTCTGGGGCATCTTCTACTTCCTGCATGAGGCAAGTATCTCAAGATGAGTTAGTAACAAAGATGCATACATTGATTCCCACTA encodes the following:
- the LOC133744139 gene encoding glycine-rich RNA-binding protein 4, mitochondrial-like; this encodes MLNNTLLTLLARRASTGVNQNPILLQRCFCSPPSSSSSNNKLFVGGLSWSLDEKSLKDAFSSYGEVTEVTIVYDKDSGRSRGFGFVNFSKEDDAKSAKDAMDGKALMGRPLRISFALERVRGGTVVVPRLPGIGDGVNRS
- the LOC133732503 gene encoding uncharacterized protein LOC133732503, which gives rise to MYRVVSAESISVGYRGECSDDGGETEEELDCLKGSETEEDEEGNPLPVNSWRGIKLKSWNRRVDLKNPKFLVGLCFANSEQLKEAVREYGLVNRRGVWFQKNTPKKVEVKCQLGCHFWLYASGIQELGPSTLVIKTLRSYHNCSHLHKSHHLNYNRIAKEVQQDLLVDEGWSRKGIQNHIQKKFNLDVSVQTISRGKNKAKRMNEGHYVEQYNKLASYKKELLRSNPGSTIEIKTEMVGEVRRFHRMYVCFAACKKGWIEGCRPLIGLDGCHIKGQHPGQLLCAVGIDANNGMFPIAYAIAEVENTDTWRWFLKYLMWDLKMERDSSYTFLIDKQKGLGIAIAELFPGAEHRHCVRHMYNNFKAKHPGEGLKQLVWDAARSSTRVWFNKHMDELQQLDQEAWQWFQDKHPEQWSRAYFRSDSKCDILLNNLCESFNAAILPARDKPILTMLEKIRMDLMVRMANRRVGVQKWTDMVGPRIKKILDKVAERTSCYRAYHSGEHEFQITGGGENGSKHAVDLRLHTCTCRRWQLSGIPCVHAICAIRSKGAEPALFCDDCLMPSSYMEAYNPIIHPIAGDDDWEQVEYPIAPPPYKKQAGRPKMKRTKEPGENKLPPPAPNQTDNKKKMPRTYTKMTCQVCFKKGHNRLGCPITKAKKAAAAQQVGEGSSNGGQQTRKRQRRQQAPKVPTSKGNSGLRDQIIKFRWGWKKLKTMEGNQGANGGASSSQAMHEPPTQSSQNPAAKKAQQKGQTESEWAGF